A genomic window from Luteolibacter sp. LG18 includes:
- a CDS encoding Rrf2 family transcriptional regulator, with amino-acid sequence MHLSKKAEYALRATIHLGIAAELGLSTVAGADLAEANRLPLKFVERILQELREAGIVETRRGKFGGYALAKSPDSIRIGDLVRLMDGRLAPICCASENAYQRCSCPDEAHCGLRMLMIDVRNAIANILDRYTIAQVVEVTLRKMRRDGVEPPFAAQLGSQAGKPAANKRRADPEDGFLAGLSQLALQASAPDEPEDH; translated from the coding sequence ATGCATCTTTCCAAGAAAGCAGAGTACGCCCTACGTGCCACCATCCACCTGGGTATTGCCGCCGAACTTGGCCTGTCCACCGTCGCGGGAGCTGATCTCGCGGAGGCAAACCGGCTCCCGCTCAAATTCGTCGAACGTATCCTCCAGGAACTCCGGGAGGCTGGCATCGTCGAAACCCGCCGCGGGAAGTTCGGGGGATATGCCCTCGCGAAATCGCCGGACTCGATCCGCATCGGGGACCTGGTCCGTCTCATGGACGGCCGCCTGGCTCCGATCTGCTGCGCCAGCGAAAACGCCTACCAGCGCTGCTCGTGTCCGGACGAGGCCCACTGCGGCCTCCGCATGCTGATGATCGATGTCCGCAACGCCATCGCCAACATCCTCGACCGATACACCATCGCCCAGGTCGTCGAAGTCACTCTGCGCAAGATGCGCCGTGACGGAGTCGAACCACCCTTCGCCGCCCAGCTCGGAAGCCAAGCCGGGAAACCCGCCGCCAACAAGCGCCGCGCGGATCCCGAGGATGGCTTCCTGGCGGGTCTCTCACAACTCGCCCTCCAAGCCTCAGCTCCTGATGAACCCGAAGACCACTGA
- a CDS encoding YezD family protein — translation MNPKTTDRIVPINGSNSDWLEVVRTKVEALRFGSVQIIVHDGRVTQIEALEKTRFNSPREENGQSI, via the coding sequence ATGAACCCGAAGACCACTGACCGCATCGTCCCCATCAACGGATCCAACTCCGATTGGTTGGAGGTGGTGCGCACCAAAGTGGAAGCGCTCCGCTTCGGCTCCGTCCAGATCATCGTCCACGATGGACGCGTGACCCAGATCGAAGCCCTCGAGAAGACGCGCTTCAATTCCCCAAGGGAAGAAAACGGCCAGTCGATCTGA
- a CDS encoding alginate export family protein encodes MKTPDRHAAPRRSIEARGTSRQPSRLTITTLRIPRHLASAAMLTALAGVAHAGTAPAPQAGPSDCLLNDFKFDAEIRVRDEWTDNVRDFNDNVNAADDDGWLITRTRLGLAYQPVEWLKLYAQGQDSREFFSGRPHDTLNGANGDDTFDLRQGYISIGDPKDWPVTFTLGRQPLDFGSRRVLADSNWSNYGRTFDAARATWKVNKDWQIDAFAGNVVTIEEDRFNDSDHNADLIGIYASGKICHGQTLDFYAVHLDSEHSTVASVKGDFWTLGSRLFRKAAKDSPWDWELEAVVQTGDVLSGAKELDLLAFGGQATLGYTFQHATWSPRVSVNYSYASGDDDRTDGDQHRFLPVYPSTHNMNGLLDSVGWANIHDPYLELTVTPAKEWKVGLQAHAFFRAETGDFVYRANGSSTLRTPAGYNGDRFIGTEVDLYVQTNLTKELELLAGTGALFAGDYLESSGTSDTAKTAYVQLTYKY; translated from the coding sequence ATGAAGACCCCTGATCGACACGCCGCACCCCGGCGCTCCATCGAGGCCCGCGGCACCAGCCGCCAGCCGTCCCGCCTGACCATCACCACCCTGCGGATCCCGCGTCACCTGGCCTCCGCGGCCATGTTGACCGCGCTCGCCGGTGTCGCCCATGCCGGCACCGCCCCCGCTCCCCAGGCCGGACCATCCGATTGTCTTCTCAACGATTTCAAATTCGACGCCGAAATCCGCGTCCGCGACGAATGGACGGACAACGTTCGCGACTTCAACGACAACGTGAATGCCGCCGATGACGACGGTTGGCTCATCACGCGCACCCGCCTCGGCCTCGCCTACCAGCCGGTCGAGTGGCTGAAGCTGTATGCCCAGGGCCAGGACTCCCGCGAGTTCTTTTCCGGTCGTCCTCATGACACGCTGAACGGCGCGAACGGCGACGACACCTTCGACCTCCGCCAGGGATACATCTCCATCGGCGACCCGAAGGACTGGCCCGTCACCTTCACGCTCGGCCGCCAGCCGCTCGACTTCGGATCGCGCCGCGTCCTCGCCGACAGTAACTGGAGCAACTACGGCCGCACCTTCGATGCCGCCCGCGCCACCTGGAAGGTGAACAAGGACTGGCAGATCGATGCCTTCGCCGGCAATGTCGTCACGATCGAGGAAGACCGCTTCAACGATTCCGACCACAACGCCGACCTCATCGGCATCTACGCCTCCGGCAAGATCTGCCACGGCCAGACGCTCGATTTCTACGCCGTCCACCTCGACAGCGAGCACAGCACCGTGGCCTCCGTGAAGGGGGACTTCTGGACGCTCGGCTCGCGCTTGTTCCGGAAGGCGGCGAAGGACTCGCCCTGGGACTGGGAACTCGAGGCCGTCGTCCAGACCGGCGACGTTCTCTCCGGTGCCAAGGAGCTCGATCTCCTTGCCTTCGGCGGTCAGGCCACGCTCGGCTACACGTTCCAGCATGCCACCTGGAGCCCGCGTGTCAGCGTGAACTACAGCTACGCCAGCGGCGACGACGACCGCACCGATGGCGACCAGCACCGTTTCCTGCCGGTCTATCCGTCCACGCACAACATGAACGGCCTGCTCGACTCCGTCGGCTGGGCGAACATCCACGATCCCTACCTCGAACTCACCGTCACTCCGGCGAAGGAGTGGAAGGTCGGCCTCCAGGCCCACGCCTTCTTCCGCGCCGAAACCGGCGACTTCGTCTACCGCGCCAACGGCTCCTCCACGCTCCGCACTCCCGCGGGCTACAATGGCGACCGTTTCATCGGCACCGAAGTCGACCTCTACGTCCAAACCAATCTGACCAAGGAACTCGAACTCCTGGCCGGCACCGGCGCCCTGTTCGCGGGTGACTACCTCGAGAGCTCCGGCACCTCCGACACGGCGAAGACCGCCTACGTCCAACTCACCTACAAATACTGA
- a CDS encoding sulfate ABC transporter substrate-binding protein, with protein sequence MKPLRIPALLALAAATLLSSACKKSHDTAASGGAVSLLNVSYDPTRELYVEFNNAFAKHWKEKTGADVKIEQSHGGSGKQARSVIDGLSADVVTLALAGDIDAIAKSGALPADWEAKLPEHSAPYTSTIVFVVRKGNPKGIKNWDDLVKSGIGVITPNPKTSGGARWNYLAAWAWANKEFGGDEAKVKDYITKLFKNVPVLDSGARGSTTSFAQRGLGDVLLSWENEIALLEKEFPGQTEVVYPSLSILAEPPVAVVEKNATSHGTTEVATEYLKYLYTAEGQEIAAKNRYRPRDPKVAAKYAKDFPTLTLVNIRDDFGGWEKAQKTHFADGGTFDQLTAK encoded by the coding sequence ATGAAACCGCTCCGCATCCCTGCCCTGCTCGCCCTCGCCGCCGCGACCCTGCTGTCGTCCGCGTGCAAGAAGAGCCACGACACCGCCGCCTCCGGCGGTGCCGTCTCCCTACTGAACGTCTCCTACGACCCAACCCGCGAGCTCTACGTGGAGTTCAACAACGCCTTCGCCAAGCACTGGAAAGAGAAGACCGGCGCCGATGTGAAGATCGAGCAATCCCACGGTGGCTCCGGCAAGCAGGCCCGCTCCGTCATCGACGGTCTCTCCGCCGACGTCGTCACACTCGCCCTCGCCGGTGACATCGACGCCATCGCGAAGTCCGGTGCCCTTCCCGCCGATTGGGAAGCCAAACTCCCCGAGCACAGCGCCCCCTACACCTCGACCATCGTCTTCGTCGTCCGCAAGGGCAACCCGAAGGGGATCAAGAACTGGGACGACCTCGTGAAGTCCGGCATCGGCGTGATCACCCCGAACCCTAAGACCTCTGGCGGTGCCCGCTGGAACTACCTGGCCGCCTGGGCCTGGGCGAACAAGGAGTTCGGCGGCGACGAGGCGAAGGTGAAGGACTACATCACCAAGCTATTCAAGAACGTGCCGGTGCTGGACAGCGGTGCCCGTGGCTCCACCACCAGCTTCGCGCAGCGTGGCCTCGGCGACGTGCTCCTTTCCTGGGAAAACGAGATCGCCCTGCTGGAGAAGGAATTCCCCGGCCAGACCGAGGTCGTCTATCCGAGCCTGAGCATCCTTGCCGAGCCGCCGGTGGCCGTGGTGGAAAAGAACGCCACCAGCCACGGCACCACCGAGGTCGCCACGGAATACCTGAAGTACCTCTACACGGCTGAAGGCCAGGAGATCGCGGCGAAAAACCGCTACCGCCCGCGTGATCCGAAGGTCGCCGCGAAATACGCGAAGGACTTCCCCACCCTTACCCTGGTGAACATCCGCGACGATTTCGGCGGCTGGGAAAAGGCCCAGAAGACCCATTTCGCCGATGGCGGCACGTTTGACCAGTTGACTGCCAAATAA
- a CDS encoding sulfate ABC transporter permease subunit CysT, translating into MSRRRIIPGFGLSLGYTITYLSVIILIPLAALFLKASQMDMADAIKLLKSPAIVAAAKLSFGASALAAVFSSVLGLLVAWVLVRYRFPGRKLFDAMVDLPFALPTAVAGITLTQIYSNKGWVGQYLANGAKWLKENHHPGGWLGEWVDTVAQRGAAYSSIGVFIALFFIGLPFVVRTVQPVMEDLSRDTEEAAATLGAGRWTVFWRVIFPSILPALITGFTLAFARAVGEYGSVIFISGNLPLKTEILPSLIISQLEQFKYESAAVIAAAMLLVSFALLFIINLLQRRLNWRTR; encoded by the coding sequence ATGTCGCGTCGCCGCATCATCCCGGGCTTTGGCCTCTCGCTCGGCTATACCATCACCTACCTGAGCGTGATCATCCTGATCCCGCTGGCCGCCCTGTTCCTGAAGGCGAGCCAGATGGACATGGCGGATGCCATCAAACTGCTGAAATCCCCGGCCATCGTGGCCGCCGCGAAGCTCAGCTTCGGAGCCTCCGCCCTGGCCGCGGTGTTCAGCTCCGTCCTCGGGCTGCTGGTCGCCTGGGTGCTGGTCCGCTACCGCTTTCCCGGCCGCAAGTTGTTCGACGCGATGGTGGACCTGCCCTTCGCCCTCCCCACCGCGGTGGCCGGCATCACCCTGACCCAGATCTATTCCAACAAGGGCTGGGTCGGCCAATATCTCGCCAACGGTGCCAAATGGTTGAAGGAAAACCATCATCCCGGCGGCTGGCTCGGCGAGTGGGTCGACACCGTGGCGCAGCGCGGTGCAGCCTACAGCTCGATCGGCGTCTTCATCGCCCTGTTCTTCATCGGTCTGCCCTTCGTGGTCCGCACCGTGCAGCCCGTGATGGAAGACCTTTCCCGCGATACCGAGGAAGCCGCCGCCACGCTCGGAGCCGGACGTTGGACCGTCTTCTGGCGCGTCATCTTCCCCTCGATCCTGCCGGCCCTCATCACCGGCTTCACGCTCGCCTTCGCGCGCGCCGTCGGGGAATACGGTTCGGTCATTTTCATCTCGGGCAACCTGCCGCTGAAAACGGAAATCCTGCCCTCGCTGATCATCTCGCAGCTCGAGCAGTTCAAATATGAATCCGCCGCCGTGATCGCTGCCGCGATGCTGCTCGTCTCCTTCGCGCTCCTCTTCATCATCAATCTCCTCCAGCGCCGTCTCAACTGGCGCACCCGCTGA
- the cysW gene encoding sulfate ABC transporter permease subunit CysW codes for MPAHKNVTTESLGVKIVLIGAACSVLVFFLLMPLAAVFLEAFRKGAEVFAKALVEPAAMSAIKLTLITAAVTVPFNALFGVAAAWLVTKFRFPGRSLLLSLIDLPFAVSPVIAGLVWMLIFGSKGWFGPWLDKHDLQIVFDTPGIIIATIFVTFPFVARELIPLMETQGTDEEEAAVTLGAHGWQIFRRVTLPNIKWGLLYGVLLCNARAMGEFGAVSVVSGHIRGKTNTLPLQVEVLYNEYQSSAAFACASLLALLALVTLIVKDVIERYAGHAGSKGH; via the coding sequence ATGCCCGCCCACAAAAACGTCACGACCGAATCCCTCGGAGTGAAAATCGTGCTGATCGGCGCGGCTTGCTCCGTGCTGGTCTTCTTCCTGTTGATGCCGTTGGCCGCGGTGTTCCTCGAGGCATTCCGCAAGGGAGCCGAGGTCTTCGCCAAGGCGCTCGTCGAGCCCGCGGCGATGTCCGCCATCAAGCTCACGCTCATCACCGCCGCCGTCACCGTCCCCTTCAACGCCCTGTTTGGCGTCGCCGCCGCCTGGCTGGTGACGAAGTTCCGCTTCCCCGGTCGTTCGCTGCTCCTCTCGCTCATCGACCTGCCATTCGCCGTGTCCCCGGTCATCGCCGGTCTGGTGTGGATGCTGATCTTCGGCTCGAAGGGCTGGTTCGGCCCGTGGCTGGACAAGCACGATCTCCAGATCGTGTTCGATACCCCCGGCATCATCATCGCCACCATCTTCGTCACCTTCCCCTTCGTCGCCCGCGAGCTCATCCCGCTGATGGAAACGCAGGGCACGGACGAGGAGGAAGCCGCCGTCACCCTCGGCGCGCACGGTTGGCAAATCTTCCGCCGCGTGACCCTGCCGAACATCAAGTGGGGCCTGCTCTACGGCGTGCTGCTCTGCAACGCCCGCGCCATGGGCGAGTTCGGCGCCGTCTCGGTCGTCTCCGGCCACATCCGCGGCAAGACCAACACCCTGCCGTTGCAGGTCGAGGTGCTCTACAACGAGTACCAGTCCAGCGCCGCCTTCGCCTGCGCCTCGCTCCTCGCCCTGCTCGCCCTCGTCACCCTCATCGTGAAGGACGTCATCGAACGCTACGCCGGCCACGCCGGTTCCAAGGGCCACTGA
- a CDS encoding TOBE-like domain-containing protein, translated as MSISIRSINKTFGAYKALDNVSLEVPNGSLTALLGPSGSGKTTLLRIVAGLEFADENSGAIHFHGEDVTTLHAGKRGVGFVFQHYALFRHMTIAENIAFGLTVLPSKQRPSSTEIKKRVSELLSLVQLEGLENRRPDQLSGGQRQRVALARALAIRPKVLLLDEPFGALDAKVRKDLRRWLRSFHDEIGLTTLFVTHDQEEALELADQVVVMANSRIEQVGAPQEIYDHPESQFVIRFLGNVNAIRDSRDPDSPVYVRPHDVGVLFAAEADPATDRLARVHHLFSAGPIARLSLRLEDGQFVDAELSRQQLEELGLGVGDPVAVRMQGASRFE; from the coding sequence ATGTCCATTTCCATCCGCTCCATCAACAAAACCTTCGGTGCCTACAAGGCCCTCGACAACGTGTCGCTCGAAGTGCCGAACGGTTCACTGACCGCTCTCCTCGGCCCGTCCGGCTCCGGCAAGACGACGCTCCTGCGCATCGTCGCCGGCCTCGAGTTCGCCGATGAGAACAGCGGCGCGATCCACTTCCACGGTGAGGACGTCACCACCCTGCACGCGGGCAAGCGCGGCGTTGGCTTCGTGTTCCAGCACTACGCGCTGTTCCGCCACATGACCATCGCGGAGAACATCGCCTTCGGCCTCACCGTTCTTCCTTCCAAGCAGCGGCCGTCCTCGACCGAGATCAAGAAGCGCGTCAGCGAGCTGCTCTCGCTGGTCCAGCTCGAAGGCCTTGAAAACCGCCGCCCGGACCAGCTTTCCGGCGGCCAGCGCCAGCGCGTCGCCCTCGCCCGCGCCCTCGCCATCCGCCCGAAGGTGCTGCTGCTGGACGAACCCTTCGGCGCGCTCGATGCCAAGGTCCGCAAGGACCTCCGCCGCTGGCTCCGCAGCTTCCACGATGAGATCGGTCTCACCACCCTGTTCGTGACCCACGACCAGGAGGAAGCCCTCGAACTGGCCGACCAGGTGGTCGTCATGGCGAACTCCCGCATCGAGCAGGTCGGTGCGCCGCAGGAGATCTACGATCACCCGGAATCCCAGTTCGTCATCCGCTTCCTCGGCAACGTCAACGCCATCCGTGACTCCCGCGATCCGGACTCCCCGGTCTACGTGCGCCCACACGATGTCGGCGTCCTGTTCGCCGCCGAGGCCGACCCCGCCACCGACCGTCTCGCGCGCGTCCATCACCTCTTCTCCGCCGGTCCGATCGCCCGCCTCAGCCTCCGTCTGGAAGACGGCCAGTTCGTCGATGCCGAGCTGTCTCGCCAGCAACTCGAGGAACTCGGCCTCGGCGTGGGCGACCCCGTCGCCGTCCGCATGCAGGGTGCCAGCCGTTTCGAGTAG
- a CDS encoding Hsp33 family molecular chaperone HslO, producing MSDESGNFETPEEFTKIESIYVRHRNALMVRGQFTPVYTDYYLHLMQHGIRHNGDLDLMLKDFMALITLHAVARPWAETIAWTVNLRAPRINLFATASSLQESVTGRLFTEDVREPDRNLFYSQVLAPNQHEPRISTLEVDGKDPVYWVEQYYRQSEQRPGKAFRLPDEEFVLMVAQPDCDMEWFNSLDEATVAVIETAEETKLLETRRLRFHCGCTLDKILPVLGNWRERPEELFEGEDSITIQCPRCAARYVITRDML from the coding sequence ATGAGTGACGAAAGCGGCAACTTCGAGACCCCGGAGGAATTCACGAAAATCGAGTCGATCTACGTGCGCCATCGCAATGCCTTGATGGTTCGCGGCCAGTTCACCCCGGTCTACACCGACTACTACCTGCACCTGATGCAGCACGGGATCCGCCACAATGGCGATCTCGATTTGATGCTGAAGGACTTCATGGCCCTCATCACCCTCCACGCGGTCGCCCGCCCGTGGGCCGAGACCATCGCGTGGACCGTGAACCTCCGCGCGCCGCGCATCAATCTCTTCGCCACCGCCAGCTCGCTGCAGGAATCCGTGACCGGCCGCCTCTTCACCGAGGACGTCCGCGAGCCGGACCGCAACCTGTTCTATTCCCAAGTCCTGGCCCCGAACCAACACGAGCCGCGCATCTCCACCCTGGAGGTGGATGGCAAGGATCCCGTGTACTGGGTGGAGCAGTACTACCGCCAGTCCGAGCAACGGCCCGGCAAGGCCTTCCGCCTCCCCGACGAGGAGTTCGTCCTGATGGTCGCCCAGCCGGATTGCGACATGGAGTGGTTCAACTCGCTCGACGAGGCCACCGTGGCCGTCATCGAGACCGCGGAGGAAACCAAGCTGCTGGAAACCCGCCGCCTGCGTTTCCACTGCGGCTGCACGCTGGACAAGATCCTGCCGGTGCTGGGCAACTGGCGCGAGCGCCCCGAGGAACTGTTCGAAGGCGAGGACTCCATCACGATCCAGTGCCCGCGCTGCGCGGCCCGCTATGTCATCACCCGTGACATGCTCTGA